Proteins encoded together in one Balearica regulorum gibbericeps isolate bBalReg1 chromosome 3, bBalReg1.pri, whole genome shotgun sequence window:
- the DDX1 gene encoding ATP-dependent RNA helicase DDX1, translating to MAAFSEMGVMPEIAQAVEEMDWLLPTDIQAESIPLILGGGDVLMAAETGSGKTGAFSIPVIQIVYETLKDQMEGKKGKATIKTGGAVLNKWQMNPYDRGSAFAIGSDGLCCQSREVKEWHGCRATRGVTKGKYYYEVSCHDQGLCRVGWSTMQASLDLGTDKFGFGFGGTGKKSHNKQFDSYGEEFTMHDTIGCYLDIDKGQIKFSKNGKDLGLAFEIPPHIRNQALFAACVLKNAELKFNFGEEDFKFPPKDGYIGLCKAPDGSVVKSQHSGNAQVVQTQNLPNAPKALIVEPSRELAEQTLNNVKQFKKYVDNPKLRELLIIGGVAARDQLSILEQGVDIVVGTPGRLDDLVSTGKLNLSQVRFLVLDEADGLLLQGYSDFINRIHSQIPQITSDGKRLQVIVCSATLHSFDVKKLSEKIMHFPTWVDLKGEDSVPETVHHVVVPVNPKADKLWERLGKNHIRTDEVHAKDNTRPGANTPEMWSEAIKILKGEYTIRAIKEHKMDQAIIFCRTKIDCDNMEHYFIQQGGGPDRKGHQFSCVCLHGDRKPQERKQNLERFKRGDVRFLICTDVAARGIDIHGVPYVINVTLPDEKQNYVHRIGRVGRAERMGLAISLVAKEKEKVWYHVCSSRGKGCYNTRLKEEGGCTIWYNEMQLLGEIEEHLNCTIAQVEPDIKVPVDDFDGKVTYGQKRALGGGLYKGHVDILAPTVQELAALEKEAQTSFLHLGYLPNQLFRTF from the exons ATGGCGGCGTTTTCAG AAATGGGTGTTATGCCTGAGATAGCTCAAGCAGTGGAGGAAATGGACTGGCT TCTACCTACAGATATCCAAGCAGAATCTATCCCACTGATCCTGGGAGGTGGTGATGTACTTATG GCTGCTGAAACGGGAAGTGGAAAAACTGGT GCTTTCAGCATTCCAGTTATCCAGATTGTTTATGAAACGCTGAAGGACCAGATGGAAGgcaagaaagggaaagcaacTATTAAAACTGGTGGGGCAG TGCTCAATAAATGGCAAATGAACCCGTATGATAGAGGATCAGCTTTTG CAATTGGATCAGATGGTTTGTGTTGTCAAAGCAGAGAAGTAAAGGAATGGCATGGATGCAGAGCAACTAGAGGTGTGACTAAAG ggAAGTACTACTATGAAGTTTCTTGTCATGACCAAGGCTTGTGCAGAGTTGGTTGGTCAACTATGCAGGCTTCACTAGATTTGG GTACTGATAAATTTGGCTTTGGCTTTGGTGGCACTGGTAAGAAATCTCACAACAAGCAATTTGACAGCTATGGCGAG GAATTCACTATGCATGATACAATTGGGTGTTATCTAGACATAGATAAAGGacaaataaaattttccaaaaacG GGAAGGACCTCGGCCTTGCGTTTGAAATCCCACCACACATCAGGAACCAAGCACTTTTTGCAGCTTGTGTACTAAAG AATGCTGAATTGAAATTCAATTTTGGTGAAGAAGACTTCAAGTTTCCACCAAAAGATGGCTATATTGGTCTTTGTAAGGCTCCTGATGGTAGTGTTGTAAAATCACAACACTCAG gtaATGCACAAGTGGTTCAAACACAGAACCTTCCAAATGCTCCAAAAGCATTGATTGTAGAACCTTCAAGAGAGCTGGCAGAACAAACTTTGAACAATGTGAAGCAGTTCAAAAAATATGTTGATAATCCCAAATTAAG GGAACTGTTGATTATTGGTGGGGTTGCTGCAAGAGATCAACTCTCTATACTGGAACAAGGA GTGGATATTGTTGTCGGAACTCCTGGAAGACTGGATGACCTGGTCTCAACAGGAAAGCTTAATTTATCTCAAGTGAGATTCCTGGTTCTGGATGAAGCT GATGGCCTTCTCCTCCAAGGTTATTCAGATTTCATAAACAGGATCCACAGTCAAATTCCTCAGATAACTTCAGATGGAAAGAGACTTCAG GTGATTGTGTGCTCTGCAACACTACATTCTTTTGATGTGAAAAAACTATCTGAAAAGATCATGCATTTTCCCACCTGGGTTGATTTGAAAGGAGAAGATTCTGTCCCTGAAACTGTACACCATGTGGTTGTGCCTGTAAATCCAAAAGCTGACAAACTCTGGGAAAGGCTCGGCAAGAATCATATCAGA ACTGATGAAGTACATGCAAAAGACAACACACGACCTGGTGCTAACACTCCAG AAATGTGGTCTGAAGCTATTAAAATTCTGAAAGGAGAATACACCATTCGGGCAATCAAAGAACATAAGATGGACCAAGCCATTATTTTCTGCAGGACTAAAATAGATTGCGATAATATGGAGCACTACTTTATTCAACAGGGTGGAg GGCCTGATAGGAAGGGACATCAGTTCTCATGTGTCTGTCTGCATGGTGACAGAAAACCtcaagaaagaaagcaaaacctggAAAGATTTAAG AGAGGAGATGTCCGTTTCTTGATCTGCACAGATGTTGCTGCTAGAGGAATTGATATTCATGGTGTTCCATATG TTATCAATGTCACACTCCCTGATGAAAAACAGAACTATGTCCATCGAATTGGGAGAGTGGGCAGAGCTGAGAG GATGGGATTGGCAATCTCCCTTGtggcaaaagagaaagaaaag GTTTGGTATCATGTATGCAGTAGTCGTGGAAAAGGATGTTATAATACTCGATTGAAGGAAGAAGGAGGTTGTACCATATGGTACAATGAGATGCAG ttgctgGGGGAGATTGAAGAACACTTAAACTGCACTATTGCCCAAGTTGAACCAGACATAAAAGTACCAGTAGATGATTTTGATGGGAAAGTTACGTATGGGCAGAAAAGAGCTCTGGGTG GTGGACTGTATAAAGGCCATGTGGATATTCTGGCACCTACAGTACAAGAGTTGGCTGCCCTTGAAAAGGAGGCTCAGACATCTTTCTTGCATCTTGGCTATCTTCCTAACCAGCTGTTCAGAACATTCTGA